A single Apostichopus japonicus isolate 1M-3 chromosome 11, ASM3797524v1, whole genome shotgun sequence DNA region contains:
- the LOC139975832 gene encoding carbohydrate sulfotransferase 15-like has product MYLTIHRKPFRLMVGLIILVIIVIYIDLTFVYSDENDKTEKEFAEINVPPNHHAELKVADVVVHVEEIVRKSQQIIGNSVGNSVYQGDGIHQEEDSHDLTSNDGYEQDYPNYSNGPDQQESDLDQDTSAIGVDSNEVEQEDLIDVAFEYSERREAAGDSTYYGGNDHRLHELDDIEEGNEKSHRHDEQDYLQNGNDEGKAAKEEEEEEKEIDTKQNVGKGGRKGKRGKGGGKTVELVDDFTRDWNISEEMRRLAPVVFKNVPPRFQPGYQGFCWSNAEHAMRCLPYFYLLGMPKCGTTDIWDRLVKHPYIINVLKEPHWWTRSNRNRARVYISRSISTIKKMQQMPNYASKYVLGDGSASYLWDMRRWWEYFDPDDPNAQLFLPHVIKTVTPKAKLIAAFREPVARLYSEYIYFSKDPTPESFHDRVVERIQDFNKCVEKHSKRKCVYQSAGENGDIRPMIGVYSVFARDWLSVFPRDQMLFIRLEDWHLHCFDFLPKVFAFLEVETLNGMSVKKICNSKMKNVNRKKSNVGPMLDVTKTFLRQFYQQWNKDLANLLGEDRWLWADVKD; this is encoded by the exons ATGTATCTAACGATTCATAGAAAGCCG TTTAGATTAATGGTGGGACTTATTATCTTGGTGATTATCGTCATTTACATAGACCTGACTTTTGTCTACTCTGACGAAAATGACAAAACCGAGAAAGAATTTGCTGAAATTAATGTTCCTCCAAACCATCATGCCGAGTTGAAGGTCGCTGACGTCGTGGTTCACGTCGAAGAAATTGTTAGGAAGTCTCAGCAAATCATAGGTAATAGTGTTGGTAATAGTGTTTACCAAGGCGACGGCATCCATCAAGAAGAAGATTCTCATGACCTAACGTCCAATGATGGCTATGAACAAGACTATCCGAACTACAGCAACGGTCCTGACCAACAGGAATCAGATCTCGACCAAGACACATCAGCTATCGGAGTAGATTCGAATGAAGTTGAGCAAGAAGATTTGATTGACGTTGCCTTTGAGTACAGCGAGCGGCGAGAAGCTGCTGGGGATAGTACGTACTATGGAGGAAATGATCATCGTTTGCACGAGCTCGACGATATAGAAGAGGGTAACGAGAAATCTCATCGGCACGATGAGCAGGATTACTTGCAGAATGGCAATGATGAAGGAAAAGCTgcaaaggaggaggaggaggaggagaaagaaATAGATACCAAACAAAATGTAGGAAAGGGTGGTCGAAAGGGTAAACGTGGAAAAGGTGGTGGGAAAACTGTTGAATTGGTTGACGACTTCACGAGAGATTGGAATATTTCTGAAGAGATGCGGCGGTTAGCTCCTGTG GTGTTTAAGAACGTTCCACCGAGGTTCCAACCTGGGTATCAAGGTTTTTGTTGGTCTAATGCAGAACATGCGATGAGATGCTTGCCTTATTTCTATCTCCTTGGAATGCCGAAATGTGGAACCACCGACATCTGGGATCGCCTAGTGAAACATCCTTACATTATTAATGTGTTAAAAGAGCCACACTGGTGGACCAGAAGCA ATCGCAACAGGGCACGAGTGTACATCAGCCGGTCTATTAGCACTATTAAAAAGATGCAGCAGATGCCCAATTACGCTAGTAAATATGTTTTAG GTGACGGATCGGCTTCATATCTATGGGACATGCGCAGATGGTGGGAATATTTTGATCCAGATGATCCCAATGCGCAACTCTTTCTTCCTCACGTGATCAAGACGGTCACACCTAAAGCTAAACTTATAGCAGCTTTTAGGGAACCAGTGGCCAG GCTTTACTCCGAGTATATTTATTTCTCAAAAGATCCGACACCAGAATCGTTCCACGATCGAGTCGTTGaacggatccaggattttaataAGTGTGTAGAGAAACACTCTAAGAGAAAATGTGTTTATCAGAGTGCCGGGGAAAACGGAGATATC CGACCAATGATAGGAGTCTATTCCGTTTTCGCTCGTGATTGGCTCAGTGTTTTTCCACGTGACCAGATGCTATTTATTCGTCTTGAAGATTGGCACCTACACTGTTTCGATTTCTTGCCAAAAGTGTTTGCATTTTTAGAAGTCG AAACGCTGAATGGAATGTCAGTTAAGAAGATCTGTaattcaaaaatgaaaaacgTAAACCGAAAGAAATCCAATGTTGGACCCATGCTTGATGTAACGAAAACATTTCTCCGCCAATTTTATCAACAATGGAACAAAGATCTAGCCAATCTGCTAGGAGAGGATAGATGGTTATGGGCAGACGTCAAAGACTGA